A region of Paractinoplanes abujensis DNA encodes the following proteins:
- a CDS encoding PEP/pyruvate-binding domain-containing protein, translating into MIFEVKAALDEPADMIGAKAHGLVQLLRLGLPVPPAFVIGTPACRAYLRDGRLPDGLDAATDRLGAASVSVRSGAAVSMPGMMNTVLDVRGPIAPAVRDVFASWHTPRAVTYRALHGIPHDAGTAVIVQTMVHGDRDDHSGSGVAFSRDPGTGHPTPYGDVLPRHRGDAVVSGAFNTSPPAVLASREPAVWSTLTAALTTLEQHYRDACHVEFTYESGHLWLLQVRPGGLTPRALVRVTVDLADEGLIDRREAVRRITPSQLRAAATPHMVIRSPDAPSPPERATAPPHGRPAPAGAPQPPLHERPAPAGAPQPPLHERPAPAGAVESPHAFAGPAGLVARGRGASPGVVTGRVALTAEAAVRMRGPVVLVRPETSPLDMHGLATAVGVVTARGGLASHAAVVARALRKPAVVGASGLHALAEGTEITIDGSSGEIALGAQPFTTAAADPHIARLLAWADTISGDHSPRPAEARLAAARALL; encoded by the coding sequence ATGATCTTCGAGGTGAAGGCCGCGCTCGACGAGCCCGCCGACATGATCGGGGCCAAGGCGCACGGGCTCGTCCAGCTGCTGCGCCTCGGCCTGCCGGTGCCGCCCGCCTTCGTGATCGGCACCCCGGCGTGCCGCGCCTACCTGCGCGACGGCCGGCTCCCCGACGGGCTCGACGCCGCGACCGACCGGCTCGGCGCGGCATCGGTGTCGGTGCGCTCCGGGGCCGCCGTGTCGATGCCCGGCATGATGAACACTGTCCTCGACGTGCGGGGCCCGATCGCCCCCGCCGTCCGCGACGTCTTCGCCTCCTGGCACACGCCCCGCGCCGTCACCTACCGCGCACTGCACGGCATCCCCCACGACGCGGGCACCGCCGTGATCGTCCAGACGATGGTGCACGGCGACCGCGACGACCACAGCGGCAGCGGCGTTGCCTTCAGCCGCGACCCCGGCACCGGCCACCCCACCCCGTACGGCGACGTCCTGCCCCGCCACCGTGGCGACGCGGTGGTCTCCGGCGCGTTCAACACGTCACCGCCGGCCGTCCTCGCCTCGCGCGAACCCGCCGTCTGGTCCACCTTGACCGCGGCGCTGACCACCCTCGAACAGCACTACCGCGACGCCTGCCACGTCGAATTCACGTACGAGTCGGGCCACCTCTGGTTGCTCCAGGTCCGCCCCGGCGGCCTCACCCCGCGCGCCCTCGTCCGCGTCACCGTCGACCTGGCCGACGAAGGCCTCATCGACCGCCGGGAAGCCGTCCGCCGCATCACCCCGTCCCAGCTCCGCGCCGCCGCCACCCCCCACATGGTCATCCGCTCCCCCGACGCCCCGTCACCTCCCGAACGGGCCACTGCACCGCCCCACGGACGGCCGGCTCCTGCCGGCGCGCCTCAACCGCCGCTCCACGAACGGCCGGCTCCTGCCGGCGCGCCTCAACCGCCGCTCCACGAACGGCCGGCTCCTGCCGGTGCAGTCGAGTCACCGCACGCTTTCGCCGGCCCGGCCGGGTTGGTGGCGCGCGGGCGGGGCGCTTCTCCCGGCGTGGTCACGGGACGCGTTGCGCTCACGGCCGAGGCAGCCGTTCGCATGCGGGGGCCGGTCGTGCTGGTGCGACCCGAGACCTCGCCGCTGGACATGCACGGGCTGGCCACGGCCGTCGGTGTCGTGACCGCCCGGGGCGGACTGGCCAGTCACGCCGCGGTCGTTGCGCGGGCCTTGCGCAAACCGGCGGTGGTCGGCGCTTCCGGCCTGCACGCACTGGCCGAGGGCACCGAGATCACGATCGACGGCAGTAGCGGCGAGATCGCCCTGGGCGCTCAACCGTTCACCACAGCGGCCGCCGACCCCCACATCGCGCGCCTGCTCGCCTGGGCCGACACGATCTCCGGCGACCACTCCCCGCGCCCCGCCGAGGCCCGTCTGGCCGCCGCCCGAGCACTTCTCTGA
- a CDS encoding GAF domain-containing sensor histidine kinase — MVASGGELRHVAAGSYRAAVSDVPEILELVADVCQAPMVALKVADEAHAHFAATLGMPMAVDVPKSRSLCDIVAGRNDTMVVDDASHDPRLADHPLVSGAAHVNFIAAAPLRHDGHIVGALCVFDNGRRDLDGETTRRYLERLARRVDAETGLRHLLDNRSPLELAGQEDMLATMSHEFRTPLTAIQGYVELLTDVPGAIPPVFARQLDAIGRNAGRLGRTVDTLLRAAQQHHREPVGDRRTVDLSRLIASVAGSLGPAASRIVVDGPGRPVPVHADPQLLEVAIGHLLSNALGYSRADHPVVVSVAAGLQPVVEIRDFGPGLGEQELTQLGLPFFRGAEARRNEAPGMGLGLAVTRRIVAAQGADLTFASPFDGGLVARIVFG, encoded by the coding sequence ATGGTGGCGTCTGGCGGTGAACTGCGGCACGTGGCGGCGGGGAGTTACCGGGCCGCAGTGTCGGATGTGCCGGAGATCCTTGAGCTCGTGGCCGACGTGTGTCAGGCCCCCATGGTGGCCTTGAAGGTGGCCGACGAGGCGCACGCGCACTTCGCGGCGACGCTGGGGATGCCGATGGCGGTCGACGTGCCCAAGTCGCGGTCGTTGTGTGACATTGTGGCCGGGCGTAACGACACGATGGTGGTCGATGACGCCTCGCACGACCCGCGGCTGGCCGATCATCCGCTGGTGTCGGGGGCGGCGCACGTCAACTTCATCGCGGCTGCGCCGTTGCGGCACGACGGGCACATCGTGGGGGCTTTGTGCGTGTTCGACAACGGCCGGCGGGATCTCGACGGCGAGACCACCCGGCGTTACCTGGAGCGGCTGGCCCGCCGGGTCGATGCCGAGACGGGCCTGCGCCACCTGCTGGACAACCGGTCGCCGCTCGAACTGGCCGGGCAGGAGGACATGCTGGCGACGATGTCGCACGAGTTCCGGACGCCGCTGACCGCGATCCAGGGCTACGTCGAACTGCTCACCGATGTGCCGGGGGCCATCCCGCCCGTGTTCGCCCGGCAGCTCGACGCGATCGGCCGCAACGCCGGTCGTCTTGGCCGTACGGTCGACACCCTGCTGCGCGCCGCCCAGCAGCACCACCGGGAGCCGGTCGGTGATCGCCGCACGGTCGACCTGTCCCGTCTGATCGCGTCGGTGGCGGGGTCGCTGGGCCCGGCCGCGTCGCGGATCGTGGTGGACGGCCCTGGCCGCCCGGTTCCCGTGCACGCCGACCCGCAGCTGCTCGAGGTGGCGATCGGTCACTTGCTGAGCAACGCCTTGGGGTACAGCCGCGCCGATCACCCGGTGGTCGTGTCGGTCGCCGCCGGTTTGCAGCCGGTGGTGGAGATCCGCGACTTCGGGCCGGGTCTCGGTGAGCAGGAGCTGACCCAGCTGGGGCTGCCGTTCTTCCGCGGTGCCGAGGCCCGGCGCAACGAAGCTCCCGGCATGGGCCTGGGGCTGGCCGTGACCCGCCGGATCGTCGCGGCTCAGGGCGCGGACCTGACGTTCGCCAGCCCGTTCGACGGCGGCCTGGTCGCGCGCATCGTTTTCGGCTGA
- a CDS encoding SCO0607 family lipoprotein, with the protein MRLRRPVVLTMVAASVALLLGGCTKDAICGSGDYPVLQTGGSGRQCVPEDEEPPSGFTRFPDGQVPEHVDDEWDVYWRSHTIDSSGRTISS; encoded by the coding sequence ATGAGATTGCGCCGGCCCGTCGTGCTCACCATGGTTGCCGCCAGTGTGGCTCTGCTGCTCGGCGGCTGCACGAAGGACGCCATCTGCGGGTCCGGCGATTACCCGGTGCTGCAGACCGGCGGTAGCGGCCGGCAGTGCGTGCCCGAGGATGAGGAGCCGCCGTCCGGGTTCACGCGTTTCCCGGACGGGCAGGTGCCGGAGCACGTCGACGACGAGTGGGACGTCTATTGGCGCAGCCACACGATCGACAGTTCGGGCCGGACGATCAGCTCCTGA
- a CDS encoding TetR/AcrR family transcriptional regulator has protein sequence MRLTRAQQQERTKEAVLSAAAWEFTHFGYAAAKIDRIAERADLTRGAVYSNFPSKRSLYLAVLLAAASRPVPGPRSAPADVASAAESFARVWLERLPLAADETDAGRLAARSLTGVVDDDRSRAALAQITRVEALLLALALESAPAPGTGRRVRAAELILTMLQGAAHLAETTPGFGDPFDIALACRHLTALPLTDDWPPPHLPFVAPARPVREPWDVPERLTDVLSGRPAGLGDDGVLVVLGTDRLAATEEAVRAARPGDTVTVAHVTSDPAETGALVRLRLTDLTTSLRRVFGPAVRPALRVVLDDRGVLATAIGAPAADTTESAVRIHAGRIVARADGRGAGHAAAEASS, from the coding sequence ATGAGGTTGACCCGGGCGCAGCAGCAGGAACGGACCAAGGAAGCCGTGCTGTCCGCCGCCGCATGGGAGTTCACGCACTTCGGCTACGCGGCGGCCAAAATCGACCGGATCGCCGAACGAGCCGACCTCACCCGCGGCGCCGTCTACTCGAACTTCCCCAGCAAACGGTCGCTCTACTTGGCCGTCCTGCTGGCCGCGGCCTCCCGGCCCGTACCCGGCCCACGCTCCGCACCGGCTGACGTCGCCTCCGCCGCGGAAAGCTTCGCCCGCGTCTGGCTCGAACGGCTGCCGCTCGCCGCCGACGAGACCGACGCCGGCCGGCTCGCCGCGCGCTCCCTGACCGGGGTGGTCGATGACGACCGGAGCCGCGCCGCCCTGGCCCAGATCACCCGGGTCGAGGCGCTGCTGCTGGCCCTGGCCCTCGAATCGGCCCCGGCCCCCGGCACCGGCCGCCGGGTCCGCGCGGCCGAGCTGATCCTCACGATGCTGCAGGGCGCGGCCCACCTGGCCGAGACCACGCCCGGTTTCGGCGACCCCTTCGACATCGCCCTGGCCTGCCGTCACCTGACCGCGCTGCCCCTGACCGACGACTGGCCGCCACCCCACCTGCCGTTCGTCGCGCCGGCCCGCCCGGTCCGCGAGCCGTGGGATGTCCCGGAGCGCCTCACCGACGTGCTCAGCGGCCGCCCGGCCGGTCTCGGCGACGACGGCGTGCTCGTCGTGCTCGGCACCGACCGCCTCGCGGCCACCGAGGAAGCCGTGCGCGCGGCCCGCCCCGGCGACACGGTCACCGTCGCGCACGTCACCAGCGACCCGGCCGAGACCGGCGCCCTCGTCCGGCTGCGCCTGACCGACCTGACCACCAGCCTGCGCCGCGTCTTCGGCCCCGCCGTCCGGCCCGCCCTGCGCGTGGTCCTCGACGATCGGGGCGTCCTGGCCACGGCCATCGGCGCCCCGGCGGCCGACACCACCGAATCCGCCGTACGGATCCACGCCGGCCGGATCGTGGCCCGCGCCGACGGCCGCGGAGCCGGCCACGCCGCGGCCGAGGCATCGTCATGA
- a CDS encoding PRC-barrel domain-containing protein, whose protein sequence is MRDWRGEKVIDPDGDKIGELEAVYVDTATDEPAFATVKVGFIGRHRLAFVPLGGATVRPDAVRVRYGKKLIGDAPTIEIDGELTAADEPGVFAHYNLPYQTGLAGERRLARR, encoded by the coding sequence TTGCGTGACTGGCGTGGCGAGAAGGTCATCGACCCCGACGGCGACAAGATCGGTGAGCTGGAGGCGGTGTATGTGGACACCGCCACCGACGAGCCGGCCTTCGCGACAGTGAAAGTCGGCTTCATCGGCCGGCACCGGCTGGCTTTCGTGCCGCTGGGCGGGGCCACGGTCCGGCCCGACGCCGTACGGGTGCGTTACGGCAAGAAGCTCATCGGCGACGCCCCCACGATCGAGATCGACGGCGAGCTGACCGCCGCGGACGAGCCGGGCGTTTTCGCGCACTACAACCTGCCTTACCAGACGGGTTTGGCCGGGGAACGCCGCCTGGCCCGCCGCTGA
- a CDS encoding transcriptional regulator → MNDVLHTLRCIGHADLSRIAATAGRPETDVESDLIDLAVDGLATRSMGTWGLTEAGRAAAGEATAAELDALGARATVTTAYETFLKLNPELLDLCSLWQLRDDTIDPARVLDRFTDLNRRVQPVLEALPRLGRYRQRLDAALRSARAGALEELTDSLTSYHVVWFQLHEDLLLTLGIPRT, encoded by the coding sequence ATGAACGACGTGCTGCACACGCTGCGCTGCATCGGGCACGCCGACCTGAGCCGGATCGCCGCCACCGCCGGCCGGCCGGAAACCGACGTCGAGTCCGACCTGATCGACCTGGCCGTCGACGGGCTGGCCACCCGCTCGATGGGGACCTGGGGGCTGACCGAGGCGGGCCGGGCAGCCGCCGGAGAAGCCACGGCCGCCGAACTCGACGCCCTCGGCGCGCGGGCCACGGTCACCACGGCGTACGAGACGTTTCTCAAGCTCAACCCGGAACTGCTCGACCTGTGCTCCCTGTGGCAGCTGCGTGACGACACCATCGACCCGGCCCGCGTGCTCGACCGCTTCACCGACCTCAACCGGCGCGTCCAACCGGTGCTCGAAGCCCTCCCCCGCCTCGGCCGCTACCGCCAACGGCTCGACGCGGCCCTGCGAAGCGCCCGCGCCGGCGCCCTGGAGGAACTGACCGACTCCCTGACCTCCTACCACGTGGTCTGGTTCCAGCTCCACGAAGACCTGCTGCTCACCCTGGGCATCCCGCGCACATGA
- a CDS encoding putative bifunctional diguanylate cyclase/phosphodiesterase: MSRWRPVSRPAVVLVSLVVATQLLSLTEPAVRRPILYGSVLLLDMAGVWFSFRAVRHSPYPWSWRLIGLARASAVAAFFVLLWYLQAGPSAAYWAGIGLRGMMFVLLAAAALAYRLPDIRGRSRWAYLSEIVIVMSAGAMAAWYFVIGKAFVSDTPAMELSRILGYVVGDLLVLAATCALLLGGALPYLSHPTTPLVAGLVLLMVTDIAWNATDLHSDAQADVWLIGLGMVGASLLLTLSPIASVTRSRPRVPLHRRPAWSQRLVTASLLTGAMMLIAVTVTENDMYPWGGLVICLLLMVAAVMVHMTVSLRQTQDLVVADPLTGLANRTGLEDAIAIAARRGEPGALLLIDLDDFKLINDAYGHAAGDTVLTEFGHQLRSVVRAKDTCARIGGDEFAVLLPGDSVPEVVAQRILASVADHPVRLGEDTVVIHASIGLTDGQPGDTTKELMRRADLAMYAAKRAGAHSWMRHDPSMVDRRAMDAALADDLTGAAARGELFVLYQPIVTIEGGAAAGYEALVRWRHPVRGTVAPLDFIPVAERTGLIYDIGLHVLERACTDMAGVPGSPYVSVNLSPRQLQTPSLVHDVLTVVRRSGLAPDRLVLEVTESAIVDEQSGLATLHELRSHGIRIAVDDFGTGYSSLHYLTRLPVDILKIDRSFVAELDGTPTGAAIAEAVIRLAQVLRLRTIAEGIETAEQARELLALGCHTGQGYLYSPPRPLAEALTAETRRRQDQPG, encoded by the coding sequence ATGAGCAGATGGCGGCCGGTCTCGCGGCCCGCGGTCGTGCTGGTGTCGCTGGTGGTCGCCACACAGCTGCTGTCGCTGACCGAGCCCGCCGTGCGCCGCCCGATCCTGTACGGCTCGGTGCTGCTGCTCGACATGGCCGGCGTCTGGTTCAGCTTCCGGGCCGTGCGGCACAGCCCGTACCCGTGGAGCTGGCGGTTGATCGGCCTGGCCCGCGCCAGCGCTGTGGCCGCCTTCTTCGTGCTGCTCTGGTATCTGCAGGCGGGCCCCAGTGCCGCCTACTGGGCCGGCATCGGCCTGCGCGGGATGATGTTCGTGCTGCTCGCCGCGGCCGCGCTGGCCTACCGGCTGCCCGACATCCGCGGGCGCAGCCGATGGGCGTACCTGTCCGAGATCGTCATCGTGATGTCGGCGGGCGCGATGGCGGCCTGGTATTTCGTGATCGGCAAGGCGTTCGTCAGCGACACCCCGGCGATGGAGCTCAGCCGGATCCTCGGCTACGTCGTGGGTGACCTGCTCGTGCTCGCGGCCACCTGCGCGCTTCTGCTCGGCGGCGCGCTGCCGTACCTGTCGCACCCGACCACGCCGCTGGTCGCCGGGCTCGTGCTGCTGATGGTCACCGACATCGCCTGGAACGCCACCGACCTGCACAGCGACGCCCAGGCCGACGTGTGGCTGATCGGCCTGGGCATGGTCGGGGCGAGCCTGCTGCTCACGTTGTCGCCGATCGCCTCGGTCACCCGGAGCCGGCCCCGGGTGCCGCTGCACCGGCGGCCCGCCTGGTCGCAGCGGCTGGTGACGGCGTCGCTGCTGACCGGGGCGATGATGCTGATCGCGGTGACGGTCACCGAGAACGACATGTACCCGTGGGGTGGCCTGGTCATCTGCTTGCTGCTGATGGTGGCGGCCGTGATGGTGCACATGACCGTGTCGCTGCGCCAGACCCAGGACCTGGTCGTGGCCGACCCGCTGACCGGGCTGGCCAACCGCACCGGGCTGGAGGACGCGATCGCGATCGCCGCCCGCCGGGGCGAACCGGGGGCGCTGCTGCTGATCGACCTGGACGACTTCAAGCTGATCAACGACGCGTACGGGCACGCGGCCGGCGACACGGTGCTGACGGAATTCGGGCATCAGCTGCGGTCGGTCGTGCGGGCCAAGGACACGTGCGCGCGGATCGGCGGCGACGAATTCGCGGTTCTGCTCCCGGGCGATTCCGTGCCCGAGGTGGTGGCGCAGCGCATCCTGGCCTCGGTGGCGGACCATCCCGTACGGCTGGGGGAGGACACGGTCGTGATCCACGCCAGCATCGGCCTGACCGACGGGCAGCCCGGCGACACCACGAAGGAGCTGATGCGCCGGGCCGACCTGGCCATGTACGCGGCCAAGCGGGCCGGCGCGCACTCGTGGATGCGGCACGACCCGTCGATGGTGGACCGCCGGGCCATGGACGCGGCACTGGCCGACGACCTGACCGGCGCGGCCGCGCGCGGCGAGCTGTTCGTGCTCTACCAGCCGATCGTCACCATCGAGGGCGGGGCCGCGGCCGGGTACGAGGCGCTGGTGCGCTGGCGGCACCCCGTACGGGGAACGGTGGCGCCGCTGGACTTCATCCCGGTGGCCGAACGCACCGGCCTGATCTACGACATCGGGTTGCACGTGCTGGAACGCGCCTGCACCGACATGGCCGGCGTGCCCGGAAGCCCGTACGTGTCGGTCAATCTCTCGCCCCGCCAGCTGCAGACACCGTCGCTGGTGCACGACGTGCTGACGGTCGTGCGGCGGTCCGGACTCGCGCCGGACCGGCTCGTGCTGGAGGTGACCGAGTCGGCGATCGTGGACGAGCAGAGCGGCCTCGCCACCCTGCACGAACTGCGCTCGCACGGCATCCGTATCGCCGTCGACGACTTCGGCACCGGCTACTCGTCGCTGCACTACCTGACCCGGCTGCCGGTCGACATCCTCAAGATCGACCGGAGTTTCGTGGCCGAGCTCGACGGCACCCCGACCGGTGCCGCCATCGCCGAGGCCGTGATCCGGCTGGCCCAGGTGCTGCGGCTGCGCACGATCGCCGAGGGCATCGAGACCGCCGAGCAGGCCCGGGAACTGCTCGCCCTGGGCTGCCACACCGGGCAGGGCTACCTGTACTCGCCGCCGCGGCCGCTGGCGGAGGCGCTGACCGCAGAGACGCGTCGCCGCCAGGATCAGCCCGGCTAG